One window of Vespa velutina chromosome 2, iVesVel2.1, whole genome shotgun sequence genomic DNA carries:
- the LOC124947336 gene encoding tetratricopeptide repeat protein 7B isoform X1: protein MTSKKGHTLRIESEIDRNREEANWKKVIELAEHLKAQYPNNECLANFLCGEGRLESFLEQTPPIDSNITKAKSGLLEAKRYLLLAANEKDKQALVVLDAHLLLGKLHYAMGMYEEALYHYQQAELHTLTEKQLPSRSLRIIAESYAIKGLCLERLPPNSKSKFRIAEWQVEMIKCFVIAGDLTLVYLQEQDKIAMQQQNGSVTVNSNNIGLYTTQTSVCATKQIGPILETALQRSPLLYLQTGDVQTAISRYREILSAVETTATQNLRVKMTKQLAEVLLRKICSADYNLPGGVIDTTDSPWKPKRYVGLNMFLPKNEYEELILLLLISEAMAVRDAVLSQSPEFKEARIQAFENATNIYDLLTIIVVRWNQVELLHESFERAMKFSHEEAHTWTQYALCLISLGKYMHAYTVLKVVARLSSHKVVPCLLAARLCYEQFSRVMEGIEWSQKALQRESASPQGMQSRCHLYIGIGQSILSANTTIKLDKIKYTDAAMDCFQKAQQCDPNDHLAEYYLAHEYAMNRQINEAMIHVKIALNLRAEHIPSLHLLVLLLSANKQYSEALHLINSVLEEYPDNLNFLYVKAHLELRSISGEVALFTIKQMFSLWKSLFEDQTNINCNEQHSEKRSEIRSVCQFFASEMSDKDSSSMHAQSLAASRVEQALSEVASSLSSFTPKPGPQRAWVLQLQVWLLLAEVFLAMDQPNGAILSLQEASNIFPLSHHIMYTRGLLHEYKLEYTEAKQCYQNAVTINPSHVKSLQHLGLIYHYLGNQRLAEKTLRDAAKIDPNSHQTWYNLGKVLESLGEVEAASDCMATALEVETTNPILPILSIPLTFE from the exons ATGACTAGTAAAAAAGGACATACTCTTAGAATTGAATCTGAAattgatagaaatagagaggaagCTAATTGGAAGAAGGTTATAGAATTGGCGGAACATCTTAAAGCACAATATCCTAATAAtg aATGTTTAGCAAATTTTCTCTGTGGAGAAGGAAGATTAGAAAGTTTTTTAGAACAAACACCACCTATAGATTCTAATATTACTAAGGCTAAAAGCGGATTGTTAGAAGCTAAAAGATATTTACTTCTTGCTGCAAATGAAAAGGATAAACAA gcATTAGTAGTATTAGATGCACATTTACTTCTCGGTAAACTTCATTATGCAATGGGGATGTATGAAGAAGCACTTTATCATTACCAACAAGCGGAATTACATACTCTAACAGAAAAACAATTACCTAGTAGAAGTCTAAGGATTATAGCAGAATCATATGCAATTAAAG GTCTCTGTCTGGAAAGGTTGCCTCCAAATTCTAAGTCAAAATTTAGAATAGCAGAATGGCAAGTGGAGATGATAAAATGTTTTGTTATTGCGGGAGACTTGACTCTTGTATACCTACAAGAACAAGATAAAATTGCAATGCAACAGCAGAATGGATCTGTTACtgtaaatagtaataatatag gATTATATACTACACAAACTTCTGTTTGTGCTACAAAGCAAATTGGTCCAATTTTAGAAACAGCATTGCAACGATCACCTTTGTTATATCTTCAGACTGGCGATGTACAAACTGCAATTTCTCGTTATag AGAAATTTTGTCTGCTGTGGAGACCACAGCAACGCAAAACTTGAGAGTAAAAATGACTAAACAGTTAGCTGAAGTATTGTTGCGTAAGATATGTAGTGCCGACTACAATCTTCCTGGAGGAGTAATTGATACAACTG attcACCATGGAAACCAAAGAGATATGTAGGACTTAATATGTTCCTTCcaaaaaatgaatatgaagaattaatattgttattgctCATTAGCGAAGCTATGGCAGTACGTGATGCTGTATTAAGTCAGTCACCAGAATTCAAAGAAGCTAGAATACAAGCATTTGAAAATGCTACTAATATTTATGATCTTCTTACAATTATTGTTGTTAGATGGAATCAAGTGGAACTTCTGCATGag TCCTTTGAAAGAGCAATGAAATTTTCCCATGAAGAAGCACATACATGGACGCAATATGCTTTATGTTTAATAAGCTTAGGAAAATACATGCATGCTTACACAGTCTTGAAAGTTGTAGCTAGATTGTCATCACATAAAGTTGTGCCTTGCTTACTGGCTGCAAGATTGTGTTATGAACAATTTAGTAGG GTAATGGAAGGTATTGAATGGAGTCAGAAAGCATTGCAGAGGGAAAGTGCAAGTCCTCAAGGAATGCAATCTAGGTGTCATTTGTATATTGGTATTGGCCAAAGCATACTATCTGCAAATACTACTATTAAATTggacaaaataaaatacactGATGCTGCTATGGATTGTTTTCAAAA aGCACAACAATGTGATCCAAATGATCATTTAGCAGAATATTACTTGGCACATGAATATGCAATGAATAGACAAATAAACGAAGCTATGATTCACGTTAAAATAGCATTAAACTTAAGGGCAGAGCACATACCATCATTGCATTTATTGGTATTGCTATTATCTGCCAATAAACAATATTCAGAAGCATTACATTTGATCAATAGTGTATTAGAAGAGTATCCCgacaatttaaattttctttatgtaaAGGCACATTTAGAATTAAGAAGTATTAGTGGTGAGGTAGcattatttacgataaaacaAATGTTTTCACTTTGGAAAAGTTTATTTGAAGatcaaacaaatattaattgtaacgAACAACACAGTGAAAAACGTAGTGAGATTAGAAGCGTATGTCAATTTTTTGCATCAGAAATGTCTGATAAAGATTCCA GTTCAATGCATGCACAATCATTAGCTGCTTCAAGAGTAGAACAAGCTCTTTCAGAAGTAGCATCGTCACTAAGCTCTTTTACACCAAAACCTGGTCCACAAAGAGCTTGGGTTTTGCAATTACAAGTTTGGTTATTACTTGCAGAAGTATTTTTAGCAATGGATCAACCAAATGGTGCTATTTTATCATTGCAAGAAGCCAGTAATATATTTCCATTGAGTCATCATATTATGTACACG CGTGGTTTACTACATGAATACAAATTAGAATATACAGAAGCAAAACAATGCTATCAGAATGCTGTTACGATCAATCCATCTCATGTAAAAAGTTTGCAGCActtg GGTTTAATATATCACTACTTAGGAAATCAAAGGTTAGCAGAGAAAACATTGAGAGATGCAGCTAAAATAGATCCTAATTCTCATCAGACttg gtATAACTTGGGTAAAGTACTAGAGTCTTTAGGTGAGGTAGAAGCAGCAAGCGATTGTATGGCAACAGCATTAGAAGTAGAAACAACAAATCCTATTTTGCCAATTTTGTCAATACCATTGACTTTTGAGTGA
- the LOC124947336 gene encoding tetratricopeptide repeat protein 7B isoform X2, with product MVGLCLERLPPNSKSKFRIAEWQVEMIKCFVIAGDLTLVYLQEQDKIAMQQQNGSVTVNSNNIGLYTTQTSVCATKQIGPILETALQRSPLLYLQTGDVQTAISRYREILSAVETTATQNLRVKMTKQLAEVLLRKICSADYNLPGGVIDTTDSPWKPKRYVGLNMFLPKNEYEELILLLLISEAMAVRDAVLSQSPEFKEARIQAFENATNIYDLLTIIVVRWNQVELLHESFERAMKFSHEEAHTWTQYALCLISLGKYMHAYTVLKVVARLSSHKVVPCLLAARLCYEQFSRVMEGIEWSQKALQRESASPQGMQSRCHLYIGIGQSILSANTTIKLDKIKYTDAAMDCFQKAQQCDPNDHLAEYYLAHEYAMNRQINEAMIHVKIALNLRAEHIPSLHLLVLLLSANKQYSEALHLINSVLEEYPDNLNFLYVKAHLELRSISGEVALFTIKQMFSLWKSLFEDQTNINCNEQHSEKRSEIRSVCQFFASEMSDKDSSSMHAQSLAASRVEQALSEVASSLSSFTPKPGPQRAWVLQLQVWLLLAEVFLAMDQPNGAILSLQEASNIFPLSHHIMYTRGLLHEYKLEYTEAKQCYQNAVTINPSHVKSLQHLGLIYHYLGNQRLAEKTLRDAAKIDPNSHQTWYNLGKVLESLGEVEAASDCMATALEVETTNPILPILSIPLTFE from the exons ATGGTAGGTCTCTGTCTGGAAAGGTTGCCTCCAAATTCTAAGTCAAAATTTAGAATAGCAGAATGGCAAGTGGAGATGATAAAATGTTTTGTTATTGCGGGAGACTTGACTCTTGTATACCTACAAGAACAAGATAAAATTGCAATGCAACAGCAGAATGGATCTGTTACtgtaaatagtaataatatag gATTATATACTACACAAACTTCTGTTTGTGCTACAAAGCAAATTGGTCCAATTTTAGAAACAGCATTGCAACGATCACCTTTGTTATATCTTCAGACTGGCGATGTACAAACTGCAATTTCTCGTTATag AGAAATTTTGTCTGCTGTGGAGACCACAGCAACGCAAAACTTGAGAGTAAAAATGACTAAACAGTTAGCTGAAGTATTGTTGCGTAAGATATGTAGTGCCGACTACAATCTTCCTGGAGGAGTAATTGATACAACTG attcACCATGGAAACCAAAGAGATATGTAGGACTTAATATGTTCCTTCcaaaaaatgaatatgaagaattaatattgttattgctCATTAGCGAAGCTATGGCAGTACGTGATGCTGTATTAAGTCAGTCACCAGAATTCAAAGAAGCTAGAATACAAGCATTTGAAAATGCTACTAATATTTATGATCTTCTTACAATTATTGTTGTTAGATGGAATCAAGTGGAACTTCTGCATGag TCCTTTGAAAGAGCAATGAAATTTTCCCATGAAGAAGCACATACATGGACGCAATATGCTTTATGTTTAATAAGCTTAGGAAAATACATGCATGCTTACACAGTCTTGAAAGTTGTAGCTAGATTGTCATCACATAAAGTTGTGCCTTGCTTACTGGCTGCAAGATTGTGTTATGAACAATTTAGTAGG GTAATGGAAGGTATTGAATGGAGTCAGAAAGCATTGCAGAGGGAAAGTGCAAGTCCTCAAGGAATGCAATCTAGGTGTCATTTGTATATTGGTATTGGCCAAAGCATACTATCTGCAAATACTACTATTAAATTggacaaaataaaatacactGATGCTGCTATGGATTGTTTTCAAAA aGCACAACAATGTGATCCAAATGATCATTTAGCAGAATATTACTTGGCACATGAATATGCAATGAATAGACAAATAAACGAAGCTATGATTCACGTTAAAATAGCATTAAACTTAAGGGCAGAGCACATACCATCATTGCATTTATTGGTATTGCTATTATCTGCCAATAAACAATATTCAGAAGCATTACATTTGATCAATAGTGTATTAGAAGAGTATCCCgacaatttaaattttctttatgtaaAGGCACATTTAGAATTAAGAAGTATTAGTGGTGAGGTAGcattatttacgataaaacaAATGTTTTCACTTTGGAAAAGTTTATTTGAAGatcaaacaaatattaattgtaacgAACAACACAGTGAAAAACGTAGTGAGATTAGAAGCGTATGTCAATTTTTTGCATCAGAAATGTCTGATAAAGATTCCA GTTCAATGCATGCACAATCATTAGCTGCTTCAAGAGTAGAACAAGCTCTTTCAGAAGTAGCATCGTCACTAAGCTCTTTTACACCAAAACCTGGTCCACAAAGAGCTTGGGTTTTGCAATTACAAGTTTGGTTATTACTTGCAGAAGTATTTTTAGCAATGGATCAACCAAATGGTGCTATTTTATCATTGCAAGAAGCCAGTAATATATTTCCATTGAGTCATCATATTATGTACACG CGTGGTTTACTACATGAATACAAATTAGAATATACAGAAGCAAAACAATGCTATCAGAATGCTGTTACGATCAATCCATCTCATGTAAAAAGTTTGCAGCActtg GGTTTAATATATCACTACTTAGGAAATCAAAGGTTAGCAGAGAAAACATTGAGAGATGCAGCTAAAATAGATCCTAATTCTCATCAGACttg gtATAACTTGGGTAAAGTACTAGAGTCTTTAGGTGAGGTAGAAGCAGCAAGCGATTGTATGGCAACAGCATTAGAAGTAGAAACAACAAATCCTATTTTGCCAATTTTGTCAATACCATTGACTTTTGAGTGA
- the LOC124947345 gene encoding tubulin delta chain-like has translation MLALQYGQFGNQLGHALFSKLSADMDAEKTGVPYNVNYNYIEEVFDKWFSGLTKDGKRLARAILVDTEEKVINKIIDNKYESWTYCTNNAFYQAAGGSGNNWAYGYMEKGIRFYELVSDTIQCEIEKVDHLDGFLFLLSSAGGTGSGIGSHIIELLREEYKNKSFVSTIILPFLFGEMSTQNYNTLLTLVKFLDNADAVFLFENEDIHFMLKNLLNVDVKLEDINDVISKNLSIAFQPISDMQNNLHSLMAKLVVEPCYKFATIKSVPFLSIFPEYNTTNTWQSYLYQLKRMLKIYSTTCNIKCKKTKKLSRASCSTSSSLYSHSISNILITRGSCTHKDIQTDELQEKYLYADWITTDPFTHLHQQRHILNHDKALALLSNNSNIYHPINEVLDKAWNSYIHSAFLHHYKKFGLEDDDFLRTFVKIENVLKDYKELDGK, from the coding sequence ATGCTTGCTCTTCAATATGGACAATTTGGAAATCAGTTAGGACATGCATTATTTTCAAAACTGTCTGCTGATATGGATGCTGAGAAAACTGGAGTGCcatataatgttaattataattatattgaagaGGTATTTGATAAATGGTTTTCTGGCTTAACCAAAGATGGAAAACGATTAGCGAGAGCAATTCTTGTGGATACGGAggaaaaagttataaataaaataattgataataaatatgagagCTGGACATATTGTACTAACAATGCATTTTATCAAGCTGCTGGGGGCTCTGGTAATAATTGGGCATATGGGTATATGGAAAAAGGGATTAGATTTTATGAATTAGTATCAGATACTATTCAATGTGAGATCGAGAAAGTAGACCATTTGgatggttttctttttctccttagTTCAGCTGGTGGAACAGGTTCAGGAATTGGAAGTCATATCATAGAATTATTACGAGAAGAATACAAAAACAAATCATTTGTTAGCACAATCATATTACCATTCCTATTTGGTGAAATGAGTACGCAGAATTATAATACTTTGTTAACTTTGGTCAAATTTTTAGACAATGCAGATGcagtttttttatttgagaatgaagatattcattttatgcttaaaaatttgttaaacgtAGATGTTAAATTAGAAGATATTAATGATgtaatatctaaaaatttaAGCATAGCTTTTCAACCCATAAGTGATAtgcaaaataatttacattcttTAATGGCCAAACTAGTTGTAGAACCATGTTATAAATTTGCAACTATTAAATCTGTTCCATTTTTGTCTATATTTCCTGAATATAATACAACTAATACATGGCAGTCATATTTGTACCAATTGAAACGAATGCTCAAAATATATTCTACCAcctgtaatataaaatgtaaaaaaacaaaaaaattatctcgtGCATCATGTTCTACATCATCTTCATTGTATAGTCAttcaatatcaaatattttgattacTCGTGGAAGTTGTACACATAAAGACATACAAACAGATGAATTacaagagaaatatttatatgcagACTGGATTACAACTGATCCATTTACGCATTTGCACCAACAACGACATATTCTAAATCATGATAAAGCCTTAGCTTTACtttcaaataattctaatatttatcatcCAATTAATGAAGTACTAGATAAAGCTTGGAATTCTTATATACATTCAGCCTTTTTacatcattataaaaaatttggtTTAGAAGACGATGATTTTTTGAGAACGtttgtaaaaattgaaaatgtattaaaagatTACAAGGAATTAGATGGAAAATAG